A stretch of DNA from Kazachstania africana CBS 2517 chromosome 3, complete genome:
ttataaaatatcataacATTCTCTCACAGTCATGAAAATCTACTTTACTGCACAGTAGAGTGAGTTATCCTATCTTTCAAAACCACAATAGCGTGGGTTATATAATCCAAAACATAGCTCTCTCGACTGTTACTTATTACTTTGCGTCTGTTATGCGTCATCAAGGTACGGCACAATATAACGCTTTTACAAGCTAAGTGCTTGCAATCTATATTTTAATCATATATACTACTAAATATAGCTACCCAATTTTCTGGTAATGTAATTAGTACTGTGAGAACAGAATCTTGCCACAATTGAATAATCATTAGTCTTTCTTGCACGAGCGAGTTCCAGAGTGTTACATCTCATACACAAATCAAGTATAAGAATCAATCACTAAAATGAAGAACATCCGGGATTGATAACTCATCTGCTCTTTATTGGAACATCATGCCTACTCTGACCAATTATATGTTATTTTGACATTCAATCACATTGCCCGAAACTTTAACtcataaaaaaaaactatTCTTAAGATGGCTTACTTACCCCTACGATATgtgaaaaagataaaatatcCAGCGAAGAATGAACATCTGATTTATTCTAAACCTGAATCTCAATTAGACAAATACAATTACTAACAAAATACTCACCATGTTTCGTACTACAGCCCTCAAGAATATAATCAGATCAGGCGTCATCGCTAAGCGTATGTACGCAGAGGCTGCTGCCATCGGTACGCTGAAATTGCATTTCGCTTTGCCCCATGAAACACTCTATTACGGTTCAAATGTAACTCAAGTTAATGTTCCTGGTAAATCTGGCAAATTTGGTGTTCTAGCTAATCATGTTCCTACGATCGAACAATTGTCACCAGGTATAGTGGagattattgaagaaagttcgaaatccaagaaatattatatttctgGTGGCTTTGCGTCAGTCCAACCAGATTCCTTACTATGTGTAACAGCAGTTGAAGCGTTTCCACTAGAGCAGTTCTCTCCAGATAAAGTAAAAACATTACTCTCTGAGGCAAGGAATAAAGTGACCTCGTCCGATGGAAAGGTAGCTGCCGAGAATAAGATAAAGGTAAGTATTCTAGAAGAGTTAGAGTCACTACTATAGAGTCAAGCAGATGGAGAAAATGGTTTATAGTAAGTGAAAATATTCCTGtaagataaaagaaaaatgcaTTGCTGTTATCGACGTAATAAGAAATAAAAGTAAAAGCTCAATAAACTCAAGCACATAGCTGAAGCTTCTCCTTTGGAACcatattaaaattaaataatacaTCAGATAAGCTCAAGATAGCGCTGATTATTCCTTTCATTTCGCGTTCTCAATGATTGCTTAAATAGTAATCTTACACTAGTTCTCATATAACACTTATACAACCCTCTTTGAAACTTCTAATATAATTCAGTTGAAGTAGGAATGAACAGAGAGTGATGCGAATTTATATTAAAGCCATGCACAAAACATTTAAATTCTAGGcttcaaaaatcaaaaaaataacgaCAACTGCAGGACTCGAACCTGCGCGGGCAGAGCCCAAAAGATTTCTAATCTTTCGCCTTAACCACTCGGCCAAGTTGCCTcaattaataatttttaaaaaaaccCGAGACATCTATATAAATTATCTATTATAGAACACCCTCCCTTTTCCcttcaattcaattaaCTTTATTTGTTATATAGCTATGTATTATATTGATTTCTATGTGAAGATCTTCATCgagataataaattgagACGTAACGCTGAGTAGGTAATTTCACGATTACATACAGTTAGACGCCTACTTGGATTAAGACAAAAGGGCTCGTAGACATAAATTTTGCTATAAACAGtataaattcatcattttttttttttttcaattacGTCGctcaaaattaataaatataatcttGGTATATTGTATAAAAGTTTCCTCGATGGGTCATATATCTGTTCGTATATAAAAGATCATTTCATTTATGAAAGactttcaaagattttcaGTGTAGTGAGTGTTACCATCTAAGTTTCTTAATCTTTCAGCGGCTTGTTCGGCCGTTAAATCTCTTTGAGGTTCACctaataattcaaaacCGACTAAAAACTTTCTAACAGTAGCAGATCTCAATAATGGTGGGTAGAAATGTAAATGTAACCAACTTCTGtctaattcttcttggGTAGCATTTAGCGGTGCTTGGTGAATACCCATAGAATATGGGAAACTTGTTTGGAATAAGTTATCATATTTGGTGGTTAAAACCTTGATAATTTGAGCCAAATCTTGCTTCTCACTGTCTGTTAACTTGACAATGGACggaatcttcttctttgaaacaaCCATGGTTTCAAATGGCCAGACAGCCCAATATGGAACGACGACCAAAAAtgtatcattttcaaaaacgaTTCTAGACTTTTCTTGCATTTCTAGAGCAACATAATCGCCTAATAAATCAGCATTATGTTCATGCTTATATTTgtcaaaagatttgaattctttaGCAACTTCATTTGGAACACTTTCCAAGCACCAAGCTTGACCGTGAGGATGTAAATTTGAACAACCCATAGCTGTacctttattttcaaaaatttgtagGTATTTGTAAggtttcttttcttcaactgcTTCTTTAGCCAATTGGTTATATAAAGTTTGCCAAGTGCTAACAACCTTGACAATATCCTGCTGTTTCATTAATGGTAAAGTCAAATTGTGCTTAGGACTGAAACAGATAACAAAACAATTACCTCTAACGGATTCTGTTTGGAATAATCTGTTCTTTAATGTATCTTTGGTTTTGTCATTAGCTGGCAAAGATGGTTGAACTGTCTTGACAGCAGGGTAGTCattttggaagaagaaggtaGATTCGTAGTTTGGAGTACTGTTACCTGTAGCTCTTTCATTACCGGGACATAAGTAACACTTTGGATCGTATTCTGGCGCATCAGACTTACTTGGAGTTTCTTGTTGACCTAACCAAGGTCTCTTAGCTCTGTGTGGAGAAACGAGGACCCAGGAGTCAGTTAATGGGTTGTAACGTCTGTGGGAATGGTCggaaaaatcaaaatgttCAACTGTCATTTTAGTAAGTGGTATATTACTGGTGTTTTTACATAAGTTAAATAGAAACTAAAATGAATCAAGACATAGTTTGTAGCAAAGATCCTAGgtttatatatttcttgaacATGTTGATATCATGGATTTATTTTACCTTCCGCAAAATATGAATTTTATATTCGGAGCGAAGCTTTCCGCATAGTGAACGTTGGGCTCGGAATATAGTAGGCCGTTATGCAATTGTTATATGCCTGTCTGAAAAATGAATTCGTAGTAGGAACCAGGCCAACTTAacatattcaaaagaaaattgggGGGAACCCCACCAGATGCATTGTCGCCAACGCCAGGGAATGTATTGAGATGGTGCAAAGAGATCCGAATACCTAGTTACTCCGTGCACTATCTGCTGGGTTCATTATTCTGCACTCGAAGCTGAATATTCAAGCAACGGATCTTCCGTCGTACTTTGGGCAGTTGATTGGAATTTTAACTATGGTCATACTAGCTTTCTAGAGGGCTACATCTGATACAGCACCGgaaaaaaatcttctttttgctAATAACTGGATTCCTGAAACCCATGGTCTCTCCAGTTTTTTTTAGCATTTGCGTAGTAGACAATACCTCTGGGAAACAGGCTGGAAACGGACCCTACAAAGTTCTAATGTCGATAATATAATCAAGTTTCTGTCTTTCTAACTCGAATGAGAAATTTGAGCGTCAACTTCTGGCATCAGgtacaaatattttttttttttacatCAGGTACCAAAATATCTAACGCAGCATAGTATGATATTCTCATTATCGTAATTGTCTTTCATTTAGCTTTTCTCATTCGCTTCTTTGTATGCTATGTACTTGTTTTCGAGATTTGGCTAAAATCTATCATCCAATTTGTTTTTTAAACAGCTCCCGAAATTTAAGGTAAGCAGAAAAGTTCTGTACATACAAAACCATAAAACAATAAAGACAATCCCCCTCGAGCACATCGATTATCAGGGATACCAGAACACTAAGTGACTCTTCGATCCAATTTGAATAGTTAAGCCTTATTTCTTATCtctatctttttttattaagtCGAAGTTTTTGCGATGGCGATGTCGACTTTCATTCCACAATACAATAAAGAGTCCAAGGATATTCCACATATTCTATGCTCGAAAAAGGAAAACATAATAGCCAATTTTAAATGTGCTTACGGGTATGAACCGGACTTTATATCAAGATCGCCTGGAAGAGTCAATTTAATAGGTGAACATATCGATTATACAGACTTTTCTGTACTTCCACTATCAATTGAAGTGGATATGATGTGTGCCATTAAAATACATGAGAATGATTCTAGAAATCCTTCAATTACATTGGTCAATATTGATTCTAAGAAATTTGCAAGACGTAAGTTCGATTTACCTTTAGATGGTTCTCTAATAAACATTGATCCATCGGTTTCAGATTGGTCCAATTATTTTAAATGTGGATTGTATGTGGCAAATGTATTCTTAAAACATATTCAACCGGAAAGGTTTGAAGATAAGCCCTTAAATGGCATAGATGTATTCTGCCAGGGGGATATACCCGTCGGCGGGGgtttatcatcttcttccgCATTCATCTGCGCCGTTGCTCTTGCCATAATAAGGGCAAATATGGGTCCATCTTTCAAGATGGtaaaaaatgatttaataCGTATTACTGTCGTGGCTGAACATTATTTAGGTGTGAGCAATGGTGGGATGGATCAAGCTACTTCTGTATGTGGAGAAGAAGGTCATGCCCTATATGTTGAATTCAAACCTGTTTTAAAAGCTACTCCTGTCAAGTTCCccaatttgaagaagaattccGTACAATTTATCATTGCTAATACACTTGTAGTTGCAAATAAATACGAAACTGCGCCAACAAATTACAATTTAAGAGTGGTAGAAGTTACAGTTGCTGCCAACGTTCTAGCTAAGAAGTATGGATTAGCACTACAGAATAGTGAGAACGGTATTGACAATAGCAATGATAATGGTGAAGAGACAAATATTGATAAGGGAAATCTTCGAGATTTTATGGACACATACTATGAGAGATATGATGATCATAAATGGGACGGGGACATTGATGTGGGAATTAGGAGATTGACTAAAATGCTAGAACTTGTGGAAGAGGCTCTTGGGAAATATAAAGGTGGTTTCACGGCAGAACAAGCTGCAGGAGCACTAGGATGCtcgaaagaagaatttgcCAGAGAATATCTAATGATATATCCTATTCGTTTCCAAACCttaaaattatatgaaCGAGCAAAACATGTATATTCTGAGGCGCTAAGAGTGTTGAGAGCAGTTAAGATAATGATTAGTGATGCCAATAGTTTtagtgatgatgaagaatttttcgaaaaatttGGAGAATTAATGAATGAATCTCAAACGTCTTGCGACAAATCATATAATTGTTCCACGCCTGAAATCAATGCCCTCTGTTCAATTGCACGTGCCAATGGAGCATATGGATCAAGACTAACGGGTGCCGGTTGGGGTGGTTGTACGGTTCATCTCGTACCTGGTGGTCCCGAAGGAAATGTCGAAAGAGTAAGACAAGCATTGATCGATCAATTTTACAAAGTCAAATATCCTGACATTACGGAAACCGAGTTGAAGGAGGCCATTATTGTATCCAATTCAGCACCTGGTAGTTGTTTATACGAACTGTAAGTACAAACTTAAATACGATTCTAATTAATGTTAATGAACTTATTATTACCTGCAAATAGGTTAGTTTTGCTCGTGATCAGTAAACTCCGATGCTCTCATAATCAAAATGAGAACGGAATTCGGAGATATTCATTGGTAACACGGAGAAAATAGTGGACAAATATTCTTACCCAAGAGACTCCCATGGAGGGGAACACGGACTGACTACGTTCAGCCGAACCTGCTGGCATGGGTGGTTAGAAATGCAAGGCTATATACAACATAATTTCAGGGTGCTGGCACATTGGAGAGAAAACACGGAGTCATCCAGCCTGAGGTAAGACTAATGTAGTCACTGCTGTATTTAGCTCGGTGCgaaagtgaagaagaggTACTGCTTTATGTCAAGTGGTCGTGTCTGAAGTTCGTGAAAAGCATACAGTGCGATGTCAAGCTTCTTTATATACAATATATGGCTaatgaattgattgattcGAACAGTGTGCGGTAGGTGTGTTTTATACTTTTTGATTATTCATAACTCTATTTAATTGACACGAAGAATCCGTATATAAGTCATctctttattgaaaatctAGTGCTTTTAATAGGGAACACGGCTTTAAATTAAACTTTGTACTCTGCAACTTTCTACATCTAGGGGTTATGGAATCTGAAAGTGAAATTAGTTCGACCCCACTAAATGAAACTCAATGCATGAGTGAAATATACCAACATAAAGACAGCAATGTCGAAGGAAAACCAGATGGGCTACGACCTGATACATCTGAGGACAAGTTCACAGGGATGCTTACTTCTTCGTCTGATGAGAGagtgaaagaaaataaacatTTAACTCATAATCGTAACGAATCAAGCCTTTCTGATGATATGACTTCAAAAGTAGAACAATTTGCCGAAGCCTTGGCTAGACATACGTCAAGAAGCGGTGAGTTCAAGTTATTTTCTGACAACGGAAGTAGCAGTCAAGATTCAGAGAGAGAATTCGATGCTAATGCTATTTTTGACTCGTTTGTCAAGGATTCAGAAGAACAGGGTATTCATATTCGTAGAGCAACAGTCACCATAGAAAATCTTTCCGTTCAGGGCTTTGATAAGTCTTCCATGGAAGGTAAGACTTTTGGTAACTTTCTGCTACTACCACTAACCATATACAGAGcaatcaaaaataagagGAGGAAtagaatgacaaatatattacaaaatatcaacGGATTGGCTAATGCCGGTGAAATGGTTTTAGTTCTTGGCAGACCGGGTGCTGGATGTTCTTCGTTTTTGAAAGCAACTGCAGGTGAGATTAGTCAGTTTGCGGGAGGAGTTACTGGTGATGTTTCTTACGACGGCATTCCacagaaagaaatgatgaagaagtacAAGTCAGATGTCATTTATAATGGTGAAGTCGATGTCCATTTCCCGTACTTGACGGTGCAACAAACGTTGGACTTCGCCATCGCATGCAAGACCCCATCGACAAGAGTTAACAAcgtttcaagaaaagaatatatcGAATCAAGAAGAGACCTCTTCGCAACGATATTTGGGTTGACTCACACATATCACACTAAAGTAGGTAATGATTTTGTAAGAGGAGTTTCTGGAGGGGAACGTAAGCGTGTATCCATAGCAGAAGCCTTGGCGGCAAATGGTTCTGTCTATCTCTGGGACAACGCAACGAGAGGATTAGATGCCTCTACCGCGCTTGAGTATGCTAAAGCAATTCGTATAATGACAAATCTACTAGGTTCCACTGCATTTGTCACAATTTATCAGGCCTCTGAAAATATCTACGAAACTTTTGACAAAGTCACAGTGTTACATTCCGGTAGACAGATTTATTTTGggaaaattgaagatgcaaaaaaatattttactGATATGGGCTACATCTGTCCTCCAAGACAAGTAACTGCCGAGTTTTTAACAGCTTTAACAGATCCACATGGATTTCACAAGGTGAAACCCGGTTATGAAGATAAAGTTCCTCGTACTgctgaagaatttgaaaactatTGGAGAAATTCACCAGAGCTTctacaattgaaaagagaaattgaagattttaAATCAAGGGTTGATACAacaaagacaaaaaaaatttataatgaaTCATTATCACAGGAGAAGTCTAAATATACACGAAAGCAATCCTACTATACCGtttcatattttgaacaaGTTAGGCTTTGTACGATACGTGGTTTACAAAGAATTTACGGTAATAAAAGTTACACGGTCATCAACATATGTTCGGCTATAATCCAAGCATTCATCAGTGgatctttattttataaCAGTCCGTCAACTACAAATGGCGCTTTTTCTAGAGGTGGTGTTCTTTACTTTTGTCTACTTTACTATTCTCTTATGGGTCTTGCGAACATTCGGTTCGATTATAGACCTATCCTACAAAAACAAAAGCTCTATTCGTTCTATCACCCTTCAGCAGAGGCACTGGGAAGCACTTTCTCTGCATTCCCCTTCAGGATGATTGGGCTCACATGTTTTTTGATTATCTTATATTTCTTATCTGGTTTACGTAGGAGTGCAGGCGCGTTCTTTATCGTATACTTATTTCTAACTTTATGCTCAGAAGCCATTACGGGCTTGTTTGAAATGGTTGCAGCTGCGTGTGATACAATGGCACAGGCAAATTCCATTGCAGGCATTTTAATGATGTCAATCTCCATGTATTCGACCTATATGATTCAGCTACCATCAATGCACCCATGGTTTAAATGGATTTCATACGTACTGCCCATTAGATATGCTTTTGAATCAATGCTGAACGCTGAGTTCCATGGTAGACATATGGATTGTGGTGGCACTTTGGTCCCTTCTGGTCAAAATTATGAAAATGTTGCTGCTGAAAACAGAGTGTGCGCTTTCGTTGGATCAGAGCCTGGACAATCATGGGTTCTTGGTGACAACTACTTGagaaaacaatttgaatacGTTTACAAACATGTTTGGAGGAATTTCGGTATAATGTGGTGTTTTGTGCTCGGATATATTACTTTGAAGGCTATTATTACCGAATATAAGACACCAGTCAAAGATACGGGGGACGCACTGATATACAAGAAAGGTTCTAAAAGctataaaatgaaaaatgatgaagaatccAACCATAGCTCTGAGAATCTGGAGccacaagaaaaatattctaGTGGTAGTACAGCAGAAGAGAGTACGGATgccatttttgaagaattggaGTCTAAAGGTGTTTTTATTTGGAAGGATGTTTGTTACACTATTCCGTACGATGGTGGTCAACGTATGTTGCTGGATCACGTTTCTGGTTTTTGCAAGCCTGGTACTCTGACTGCTTTGATGGGTGAATCTGGTGCTGGTAAAACTACTTTATTGAACACGCTAGCTCAAAGAAATGTCGGTATTATTACTGGTGATATGTTAGTAAATGGTCATCCGATTGATACAAGTTTCGAAAGACGTACAGGTTACGTTCAGCAGCAAGATATCCATATTTCCGAACTTACTGTTAGAGAATCATTACAATTCTCTGCGCGTATGCGTCGTCCTCAAAGCGTTActgataaagaaaagatgacCTACgttgaaaagattattcaTGTTTTAGATATGGAAGATTATGCTGAAGCCTTAGTAGGAACTGTTGGAAGTGGTTTGAATGTTGaacagagaaaaaaattatctattGGGGTCGAACTGGTGGCGAAACCAGatcttcttttatttttagatgAACCCACTTCTGGATTGGACTCCCAATCCTCCTGGGCTATCGttcaattattgaaaaaattagcACATTCAGGACAGTCAATCTTATGTACAATCCACCAGCCATCTGCTACATTATTTGAACAATTTGATAGATTGCTGCTGCTCAAGAAAGGTGGCCAAACAGTCTATTTTGGTAACATAGGagaaaattcttctcttttgttggattattttgaaaggAACGGTGCAAGACAATGTTCATCAAGTGAGAACCCAGcagaatatattttagAAGCTATTGGTGCCGGTGCTACTGCAACTGTAAAGGAAGACTGGAATGAAATATGGAGAAACTCTCCAGAATCGCGCAACAGTCAGAATGAGATTACTGAATTGATCGAAAATTTATCCAAGGAGGTAGACCCAAGCAAAAACGGAGCAAAACCCTCAAAATATGCCACATCGTATCTCTATCAGTTTAGGTATGTATGGGCTAGGACAAACGTCACTTTTTGGAGAAGTTTAAACTATATCATGTCGAAGTTTATGTTGATGGCAGTAGGTGGTTTATACATTGGATTCACTTTTTTTGATGTTGGTAATAGCTATGTAGGGTTACAAAACGCCTTATTTGCTGCGTTTATATCAATTGTTCTATCCGCACCTGcaatgaatcaaattcaGGCTAGGGCTATTGCATCAAGAGAATTATTCGAAGTGAGAGAATCAAAATCGAATATGTTCCATTGgtctttattattaataacACAATATTTGAGCGAACTACCATATCACCTTGTATTCTcgataatattttttgtttcatcCTATTTCCCATTAAGGAATCACTTCGGAACACCTTTCTCTGGTGtatatttcttaaattaTTGCATTATGTTTCAGCTCTATTACGTAGGATTTGGGTTATTAATTCTATACATGGCACCAAATCTTCCTTCGGCCAATGTTATACTGGGCCTTGCTCTATCCTTTTTAATTGCGTTTTGTGGGGTTGTTCAACCTAAGAGCTTAATGCCCGGATTTTGGACATTCATGTGGAAAACATCTCCCTTTACATACTTCGTTCAAAATCTTGTTGGTATTATGTTACACACGAAGGCAGTAGTGTGTACTTCAAACGAGTTAAACTATTTTAATCCTCCTAGCGGTCAAACATGTGGAGAGTACATGCAAAATTACTTACAGACACATTCAGGTTATATTGCGAATCCAAGTGCTACAAGCAATTGTGGATACTGTCTTTATTCTGTTGGGGACCAATACCTGACTCACATAAgctcaaaatattcatatcTCTGGagaaattttggatttttctgggtttatattattttcaatatatttgcGATGGTTGGGgtttattatattttccaCGTAAGAGATGCTTCAATCTTTAACTTGAAGTTTgtggaaaaattaatatcTCACATTCgcaaatcaaaaaaaaagaacgTCGTAGATTGATTCGGTATTTGCACATTAGCTATTAGATATATCTTAGTCCATTATTCTCAATATTTAAAGTAATTtatgaagatatttctaTAGACATAATTAATAACGTTATTAATCTATACTCTAAAGGGAGGGAGCTACATGTATTTACAAATAAACTATCCTTCCAACCTAATGATTATATAAACTATTAATACCCTTGATAGCATCTTACTCTTGATGTGGATTTCAGTCCAGTGCACTCATTAATTAATGcataaaagaaattaacaAGGCAACTCCAATAAACCAGTGAAGCTTTATAAAggacttttttttcactttattAATTCTCCAAGTAAACTCTCTCACGGGAATAATCTCTGACACAATTTGTAAAACAGAAAATGCCAGTGACACTTCAGCTATCAATGGTAATTAACACCACGTATGGCTGACTTCTGACAATAGTTACACGGAGCTCCTGTatcactttcttctttcgaTATTAGCCCCTCTGGCGCTAGCGCCTCGGAGTAACAAATGCATTTATGAAATGCGCTCTTCTTGAAACAACCTTGTTGAAACATAAAATCATGTTCTAGTCATTTTTTGTGGGTACAACTTTATTGCTAGAGACATGCTATCTGATCCAGGTGCGAAATGGAAAAAACAAGACAAAATAGGGTActagaagaaaatactCGTCAACTGAATCGGACTTCTAATAAATTTCTAGGTGCATTAAGCTCCCTTAGCATCCGTTTACAGTAATAGGAGTCAAGTTACGGATAAATTAGATAGTCCAAAGCCTCATGTCGCTACTTTTATCTTTGGTAGTTCTATATCTCCGAATAAGCAGACTTCAAGGTTAAATCCGCGATAAATGTTGCCAGTTGGCAGTATGATACTTTAAATTTAGACTACTGTAGGTGGCTTTATCCTCCAGATATCACTCGTTTCTTTTGTAGTTTCCATTTTGGTCAATAAGCCGTGGCAAAATGGACactaaaaagaaaaaaaattatttccATGGAATATATCATTTTAGTAAGTCTGttttgcgatgagctcgagaaaaagaaaagcgAAATTTCACCAGGCTTTGGCATGCCTATTTTCCTTCCTTAGAAGTCGATGGAGCTAGCAAAAGCCGCAGTGTTGGGACAGTTATGCGTTATTTTCTCGGTGTGAGTCTCTCATTACTAATTTTTCCGCATAACAAGATCTTTGATTATGGTGACTCCTGACCGTGAATGTCAACATTTCACAAGTTGATGTCTCTGACAACGCACTCATAACCAACATTCatgcatatatatacatagGAGGTTAGCGACATATACAAGACCTCAATTCCACATCCCCAACCTCTGCTTGACGACTTACTCAATCTTTTTACAATACAAAAAGGAATATCCGTAAGGAATGTCGAGTTCAATTAGTGAGGACAAAAAGGCACCTTATGAAAGTGTGGCCTCGTCCGCCTCATCCGAAGAATCCTTTAGAGGTCAATACGACgatcaaaataaaagaaatagcGAATTTAATGCAGAAACTCTATCCAGAACGCTATCACGTCTATCGCAAGATGTCGAAAATGGAAGGCCATCAGAAATTGTTTCCCAAGTTGAAACGTTAGCAGAAATTCTATCAAAACATACCACTAGGGATGGTGAACTTCAATTACGAAATGATGATTCTTTTGATGCCGAGGCAATCTTTGCTGCTTTTGCCAGAGACTCTGAAGAACAAGGTATTCATATACGTAAGGCTGGTGTCACATTGGAAAACGTTAGTGCTGAAGGTTTCGACGCCTCTGCTTTAGAAGGTGCTACTTTTGGTAATATCTTATGTTTACCATTAACAATTTATAAAGGgattaaatcaaaaaaagggaacaaaatgaaatccattttacaaaatgttAACGCCCTAGCTAGACCAGGTGAAATGGTTTTAGTTCTTGGAAGACCAGGTGCAGGTTGTTCCTCATTCTTAAAAGTTACAGCAGGTGAAATTGATCAGTTCGCAGGAGGTGTCACAGGTGATGTTGCATATGATGGAATTTCACAAGAtgaaatgatgaaaaactACAGAGCAGATGTGATTTACAATGGTGAATTAGATGTCCACTTCCCTTACTTGACAGTGAAACAAACATTAGACTTTGCAATCGCATGTA
This window harbors:
- the ATP16 gene encoding F1F0 ATP synthase subunit delta (similar to Saccharomyces cerevisiae ATP16 (YDL004W); ancestral locus Anc_3.213), with the protein product MFRTTALKNIIRSGVIAKRMYAEAAAIGTLKLHFALPHETLYYGSNVTQVNVPGKSGKFGVLANHVPTIEQLSPGIVEIIEESSKSKKYYISGGFASVQPDSLLCVTAVEAFPLEQFSPDKVKTLLSEARNKVTSSDGKVAAENKIKVSILEELESLL
- the GAL7 gene encoding UDP-glucose:hexose-1-phosphate uridylyltransferase (similar to Saccharomyces cerevisiae GAL7 (YBR018C); ancestral locus Anc_3.217); the protein is MTVEHFDFSDHSHRRYNPLTDSWVLVSPHRAKRPWLGQQETPSKSDAPEYDPKCYLCPGNERATGNSTPNYESTFFFQNDYPAVKTVQPSLPANDKTKDTLKNRLFQTESVRGNCFVICFSPKHNLTLPLMKQQDIVKVVSTWQTLYNQLAKEAVEEKKPYKYLQIFENKGTAMGCSNLHPHGQAWCLESVPNEVAKEFKSFDKYKHEHNADLLGDYVALEMQEKSRIVFENDTFLVVVPYWAVWPFETMVVSKKKIPSIVKLTDSEKQDLAQIIKVLTTKYDNLFQTSFPYSMGIHQAPLNATQEELDRSWLHLHFYPPLLRSATVRKFLVGFELLGEPQRDLTAEQAAERLRNLDGNTHYTENL
- the KAFR0C00810 gene encoding uncharacterized protein (similar to Saccharomyces cerevisiae GAL1 (YBR020W) and GAL3 (YDR009W); ancestral locus Anc_3.219), whose product is MAMSTFIPQYNKESKDIPHILCSKKENIIANFKCAYGYEPDFISRSPGRVNLIGEHIDYTDFSVLPLSIEVDMMCAIKIHENDSRNPSITLVNIDSKKFARRKFDLPLDGSLINIDPSVSDWSNYFKCGLYVANVFLKHIQPERFEDKPLNGIDVFCQGDIPVGGGLSSSSAFICAVALAIIRANMGPSFKMVKNDLIRITVVAEHYLGVSNGGMDQATSVCGEEGHALYVEFKPVLKATPVKFPNLKKNSVQFIIANTLVVANKYETAPTNYNLRVVEVTVAANVLAKKYGLALQNSENGIDNSNDNGEETNIDKGNLRDFMDTYYERYDDHKWDGDIDVGIRRLTKMLELVEEALGKYKGGFTAEQAAGALGCSKEEFAREYLMIYPIRFQTLKLYERAKHVYSEALRVLRAVKIMISDANSFSDDEEFFEKFGELMNESQTSCDKSYNCSTPEINALCSIARANGAYGSRLTGAGWGGCTVHLVPGGPEGNVERVRQALIDQFYKVKYPDITETELKEAIIVSNSAPGSCLYEL